The segment CGAAACCTCAAATTAGACCATGAGTTCTAGCCAACATATTTTATGTAAATGAGTTCTTAAAACCCTCATGGGCTCAATTGAAGGAAGTAAAAAAAACAAAAATTAAGTGCTTTGTCATAACCATTTGCATACGGAATGTATCTCACTTTCTTTTTTGTTTAATCACACGATTCTACTAAATTAGATACAGTAGTAAATACATAGCTCGACTAGGTACATGATGCTTTGTTTTGAAATATTGTTCAACCATCAAAATCCACTGTTATGAATCAAGGTTTCATCAAAATTGAAAAGTCTGTAACAAAACACGCCAAAGAGGCCTACGAAAAGCATAACTACATTGAAGCTGAGCAAGTTCTACATTATTGGATAGAAAGTCAGTTGCATGAGCAATTGATACTATCTGGCTGTATCGATCAAGACGGTGAAATGCTCAAGGTATGGAAGCAGGCGAGCACCACAGACCTCCTTACTGCTGCACGCGTTCTACATTTGCACAATCAAATATCTAAAACTCAGTACCAAAAAATTACCCAATTTAATGAGCTAAGAACCAGAGTGACACACTTATTATTTTACGATCCCCTTGACAGAACCTACCAAGGCGTCCCAAAAGAAACCTATGACGAAATGTTCAAGCTGGGTATGGAGCTAGCCAGAAAGTATGAAAGCCAAAATTGAGTGTTGATGAATCAATTTGAAGCAGTGACTTGACTAATCTAATTCAAGTTTGATTTTCATTGTTTTCAACATGCGATTTTTTTACATAAAAAAACAGGTGAAGAATCCTTCACCTGCTCGACTATGTTAAAAAGCAATCGTTACTGCTTGATAATTCGCTGACTGAAAGTTTCCTTACTTCCCAACAATCTAAAATAATATACCCCAGGGTCCAACTGACTAACATTAATTGCAGATCCGTCTAAAGACTGGTTAATAACTGTTCTACCTAGTTGATCAAATACTTTCAGCGTGTGATAGTCATTTGCTCCACCTATATTGACAAAATTAGTCGCAGGATTAGGACCAAACCACACAGATTCGATCGCAGTGTCAGGACTGACTCTTGCATTTGAGTTTGCATACCCAAACACTCTGAATTCTTCAATACTCGCCCAATCTCCAGAATAGTCGGCTGCTCCAGTCACCGTAATCCTTACATAACGTGCGTTGACACTCGCAAACGTATCTGTAATTGGAGAGGTGTTGGATCCTCCTGTTGTATTACTGGATCTGTTTACTATTTGTGTATATGAACTCCCATCGGTAGATACTTCGACCTCATACTGGTATGCACGGTCTCCATAGCATATCACCTCAGTACTATTGATTGTGTAAACAGCCCCCAAATCAACCCTGACCCATTCTGGGTAAGTTTGTGCAGACCATCTAGAATCTGGATCATCATCTACCAAATTTGATGCAGGATTGGTTGATTGTTCACTTGAGAATGTTACCGACTTGTTCAATGCCAAATTAGAAACAGTCGGCACGCTGGAAACAGTAACCGAACTATTGTCAGTAAACGAACCATCTACAGTAGTCACAGTAATAATTGCAGACCCTGCAGAAACTGCAGTCACCAAACCGCTACTATTAACTGTTGCTACAGAAGTATTGCTACTACTATAATTAACAGATTGATTACTAGCATCATTAGGACTCACCGTAGCAGATAGTTGTTGTGTTGTCCCTTCTACCATAGAAAAACTAGAAGGTGTCATTGACACTGAAGTAACATCCACCGTCTCAGACACACTTTCTCCTGCATACACTCTAAGCTCCAGCAGACTAACCCAACTGCCAGTATATGAAGCGGCGCCCGTTACAGTAATTTTCACATATCGTGCATCTATGCTTGAGAAAGAATCGCTTATCGGGTTTGATGTAGTTCCAGAAGTAGAGTTGGCACTTCGATCTACAACTTCTGTATAACTGCCATTTTGTGTAGAAGAAACTGATATGGTGTATTGATAAGCTCTATCACTATAGCAAACCAACTCTGTGCTTCCCAACGTAAACTCAGCTCCTAAATCAATGATAGCTGACTGAGGATAACCAGACACAGACCATCTTGTACTTGTGACTCCATCCACCAAATTGGCAGCCACATTAGAACCATCAGGCGTACCTGTACCAGTCACTAGTTTGTTTAAGGCAAGGTTCGTGTCATTTGATGGAGCGACAACAGTAACCACACTTGAGTCAGTGAATCCACCATCCAATGTAGTCACGGTAATGGTTGCATCTCCAACTGCTATAGCCGTCACCAAACCACTTGCACTCACACTTGCTACTGAACTATTGCTGCTACTATAATTCACTCCTTGATTGCTAGCGTTGCTTGGCAACACCCCGACGGTGAGCTGTTGCGAAGCACCTAAACCCAATGTGGCTGTACTTGGAGAGAGGTTGACACCTGTCACATCCACATCAGCTGCAACTCCAGCTTGTGTTACGGTGATAGTTTTAGCTGCTACTCCTGAAGCTGAAACGGTAACTGTGCCAGTTCTAGCTGAAGAAGATGTATTAGCTGTCACAGTGACAGAAATACTACCATTGCCACTACCCGAAGTAGGTGAAACTGTGATCCATGATTGATTGTCTGTGACTGTCCAACTCACATTAGAAGAAATGTTAGCCGTCTTGCTACCTGTAGAGGAAGCAAAATTCGATACGGGTGATACCGTCAAATACTCACTAATCACCCCACAACTACTCAAAGGACTACCAGATGCATTCAAAAAACAAGCTCCAACGGACACACCTACCATACTATCGGTATGTGGGAAAAAAGTAGCCGAACCACTACCTCCACTGACCTCATGTGCACCCACGTCCATATTAGAATTTGGCCTAGCACGGCCTTCTATGTCATAATTAACAGTAGAACTGTAACTACTGCCTGCTACATTGGCTACCGGACCCGAAGCACTAGGTTTAAATATTTCTCCACTTGCCGAAAAATTAGCGTTTGCATTGGTAATTCCAGCATTTGAGATGCCGATTGCCGAACCTCCAAAAATATTGCCTTCGTAAGTCATCCCTTGACCTGTACCCGAGATGTCCCCACCTACAATATTAGATAAGGTACTATAAATCACATTATAAGCCAAAACACCCGTCGGATCATAACTAGATCGATCGTTATAAAAAATCGGTGATTCCACATTGTACAATGTATTGAATGCCACTACAATATCATCTACCTTTTGGTATCCATTGGTGATACCGCCTGATGCATCAGATCCTCCTACGAGTGTGATACCATTGTTCCATTTATCATTCGTACTGATTACGTCTTGGATGTAATTGTTGGTAATGATATGATAACTATCCGTGATTCTTATGCCACCTGTGCCTTCCACACCTTCTCCTAAGAAGTAATTCCCATCCACAGTAGCACGAGCACCATGCCTTAGAACCAAAGAACCTCTACATCTCCTGAAAGTGTTGTTTCGATAGGTATTGTCCGCACTTTTGTTGGTGATGATTTCATTTTCACCATCAGACTTGTAAAAGTAATTACCCTCTACAATGACGCTAGCACTCTTGTCTTGAAACTCACTAGTCCCTACTCGGATTGTTTCGCTGTCCCCCGAGTGCGTAGTAGTTGGATCTCTTTTGACATAATTATAGAAATAATTATTTCTAATGATGTGACCTACAGGGTTGAAGTCATTATACTCTAGTTCTACCAAAACCAATGCACCTGGGCTATTCTTGTTTAGAAAGGAACAATTTTCAACAACGTTGTTTGTGCCATAGAGTACCACCCAACGGTGTTTGTCTGTACCATTAGGTGTCAGGTTGTTAAAAGCACAATTTCTTAAGGTGGAATTGTTTGCATAAGTGCTGCTCTTTCTGAACTGTACATGGTTGTTACTAGACCCTCCACCATTCCAATAAAAACCATCAACAATCACATAGTCACCAGAAATATCCATATTGGTATGCCCTGTAAAAACTACCCCGCCTGGGGTTTGTGCTTTTAATATTATAGGATTAGAGGCGGTTCCGTTGGCAGTAAAACTGATCGTTTGATTGGAACTGTATGTGCCATTTGTCCAGGTCACTACGTCTCCAGGAGACAAACTTAGACTGTTGAATTGACTTGCAGAGTTGACGGTATAATTGGCTCCATAAGTCTGAAAAGCACATAAATGAATCATGACGCACAGTGCCCATCGGCCCATGCGACTCAGTAAATAGTCTTTCATACTAATTAATTTTAGTTAAATAATCATGCTCATAATTGGACACCCAATAAATTGGTAACCCAATTACTTATTGACCAAAGTAGAAAAAATAAACTGAATATACAACTGAATATCAATGCGATAGACGCTACATAGCTATGGGAAACAAATACATTCACAATAAAAAACCATCAAATCGGCTCAAAAAGGCGTTTTTTTAAACTCATAGAATATTTAAAATAAATATTACTTAAATGCAAAAAAACACCAAAGCAAATAATCCAACATGCATGACAGGAGATAGTAAAGATCGATCCCCATAGCACCGTTCATCTCATCAAAGTTTATCAAAAAACCTACTTACAAACCACTATTGGCTGAAAGTGCAATAGCTATTTGTTGATTTTTTGTTAACTTTATATTAACATGAAATTAACACATCTATATATTGTGCTCTGTGTATTGGCCAGCTGTAGCATGTCGCATCACCATACCATCCAATCTTCGTATGCAGAAGATGGTCGATTTGAGCAATATCAGAGCTATTCTATAGTTAGCAATGTTGCACTAGCTGCAGTAGATAGACAAGCGGTCGAAAAGGGAATTGCATCACATATGAACTCGCTCGGTTATCAAATAGACAGCAAAAATCCATCAATCTACATCTATTACCAATCCTACACTGAGGATTTCAAACTGAAGACCGATAACCAGCCTTCTCTTGAAAACTGGTTGGCACGAAAAGAATACTTCCAAGAGGAAGAAAAGAAAGACAAGCAAACCAGTCCTACTATGATCTATGGCAATTCCCTCTTCATCTCCTTTTATGATCCTGCTTTACAAAAAGAAATCTGGAATGGTCACGTCAGTAACATGCACAACTCTCGCTCCTACAACAATCAGGCTGCCGCACAAGTCATCCTGCAGCAATACCAACTGATGTCCAAAGGTTCTCAAATAGAAGAGTTTAGACATTTCGCGCTACGTTAGATTGCAGACCAATCTGACATGGGAGATTCAATTTCTTTATTCAAGAAATATACATGCAGACATAAAATTTATCTTCATTCTTTATTCAAAAAGTCAGTATATTTTTGTCTCTTCATAATCCTAAGCAGGGTTATCTCAAAGTCTGTGCAGACTTCTATTCCAGTACTTTTTATACCTTTTAAATACCTGACAACTAGATGATCGACTTTCTTGTAGGGATAAAATTTATAGAGGTAAACTACATCTGAGTCTACAGTATTGCCTCTGGCTATGTGTATAAATGGCACAAAAAAAGCGCTTGATTCAACCCCCTACTCTCCAAAAATCTTCCGAATACTTTCCTCAGCGAATCCTGCGCTACCTGTCATGCCCTTGCCTCCTATCCCGGTGACAATGTGGATGTGCTGGTCAATGGTATGCTCGAAAACATCCTTGTTTTTGCACTGGCTATAGATACCAAACCAGGTGCGCTGCAGCTCCCAAGATTCTAGGTCGAAGATTTCCTTGGCTAGCTGGATCATGTACGCATTCATCTCCTGATTGATATCGAAACCCAAGGCATCTGCTTGGGCGGCATCTGCATATTCGTGGGAATCACCGATGATGACACTGCCATCCATCGCTTGCTTGAATAGGATGTGAATCCCCCATTCTTTGTGTTTGGACTGTGGGTCTTCTTTGGCCTTGATTGCTGCGTAGGAGTTGCATTCGCTAAAACTCTCATAACGTCGGATGCTCAGTCCTGTCAGCACAGAGCCAGGTATGAACTGATTCCTTTGCGGCACTGTCTGCATCATCTGCAGTTTGGTCACTTCGAGATCGCTCTCCTGGTAGAGTTTTGGATACAGATTTTTGAAATCACTGCCCGTGCATACGACGACCTTTTCGGACATGAATACTTCGCCTGAATTGCAAAATACCCACTGGTTGTCACTGGCAGACTCAATCTCTGTCACACAGCGGTTCGAGAAATACTGCAAACCGTACTGCTCGATCAAGTAGGCTCTGATCTGATGTACCGCCACTCTCGGCTCTACGGTCACCTCATCTGGAAAAAACAAGCCTCCCTTCACATAGTCCGCTTTCAAACCCTGATAAGTCTCTAGACATTCGGCAGGGGATTTCAACTGTGAAGCATATCCATTGACCTGATTGATCTGCTGCAGTTCGTGGATCAGTGTCATTTCTTCCTCGTCTGAGGCAATGTAGATCGAGCCGTTTTGACGAATCGATATATCTGTCTTAGCCTGTATGTCTTTATATATCTCTAGACTCCTGCGGCCATATTTTTGCCATTTGGCATCCATACCCGAGGGGACGACCTGTCCGAAGTTTCGCACGGTGGCGCTCATCGGTTCATGGTCTCGCTCGATCATCGCGACGGACCTGCCTGCCATCAGTGCATGGTAGGCATGAAAGGTACCCAAGATACCGCCACCTACTACGATCAAATCATATTTCATTGTACTCATCTCAATTCGCTATTCTAATCTTTCGCAACAAATAAACTACCGTAAAACCCGTCATCACGATCCCTATCACGGCTACCACATAAGCGGACTGGACGATAAAGTCCAACCAATCCACATTGGGTGAATAAAAATTCTTAAACAACAACACTCCCACACTGCCTAGGTAGCCAAAAGCATCCGCGATGTACATCAAAAAACCTATGTTGGCACCAGAGATTTTGAAGACCGGGATGACCCGCTCAAACACAAAGCAGTTGAACGGAATGTAGGCCAAATACACGCCTGTCATGATCATAATCACCCACAGCGAACCAGACACCACTTTTTGTTCCATCCCAAAAGTGCTCAACGCAATCGTGACATAGCCCACCAATATGATCAACTGTATGGCCAACAGTGCCTTGAAGTTGTCCCTGATCAGGAAAATCGAACTCATCACGATCAGTACAATGATGGTGGAAGGTATCGACGTACTCAAGTAGATCGACGGCTCCTCCGCAAAGCCCAAAGCCAGCCAAATATCGGAAGCGTAATTGCTGCGCAGGTCTCTAAAGATGGTGAGCATCATGTAGCTCAGTACCATGACCAGCATCAATCCTCCGATACTTTTGAGGCTTGTACGGCGACTTGCAGCATCCATAGGCACGCGTGCCATCCGCTCCGCTTTGTCCTCCTCTGTCGGTTCGGGCATTTTGTTGAGCAAATAGACCGAGATCAACAGTGGCACGGTGAATATCAGCCCAACAATGTAGGGCATGTGGTACTCCGATACACTGAGGTTGATGATGAGCCATTGTGCGACGGACTTGCAGAGATTGGATGCCATGATGAAACTGATCGACAGGATCGCGCCCAATATCTCCGTACTAGACCTACCCTCGAGGTAACTAAACACGATACCCCAGATCATACCCAAGGGCAGACCATTGAGGAAAAGACACCAGAAGTTGTAGGGAGCTGGGATGAACGCAAACAGTACCAAGGCCAACTCTGCAAAACCAATCAGCGCCAAAATCAACCAAGCCCGCTGGCTCTTCTTTAGCTCGGAGATGAACTTGATCCCTATGAACTTCGAGAACATGTACCCCAGCGCCTGTGCGATGATCAACAGGCTCTTGAACTCCAACCCCAGATAGGTGACATCCGCAAATACACCCACAGAAAAAGCCTTTCGAAAAGCATACATGCATGAATAGGTCGAAAATGCCACCAATCCCATAGAGATCACGAGGAACCAAGCGTTTTTGGATTTTTGGGAGAAAGCAGCAGGCAAGGTCACATCCATGTCTTATACTTTGGCGTAATCCATGATTTCCATCAGATTGGAGACGACATGTGTCGCACCCAAAGCTGTCAATTCTTCGCGGCTGTACATGTTGGACGCTACGCCTACGATGTACTTGCACTGGGCGTTGAGTCCCTCTTCCATATCGGATTGGGTATCCCCTACTTTGACGACTCGCTGTGCGTCTGTGATTCCAAAATGCGCCATGATCTTTTGGATCATCTCTGGCGAGGGTCTGCCCGATTCTACTTCATCACTGGTCACTGTGAAATCGATCAAATCACTTCCAGTCCAGCCTAGACGCTTGAGCAATAGGTCCACAATCTCCCGACTATAGCCAGTATCTAGGGCTACTTTGATCCCACGGTTGTGTAGTTCTGCAAATAACTCTACCGCTCCTGGAAAAGCCTTTATTTCATCTGTCTCTTCGTATTTTTTGATCAAAATCTTAAAAAAATCTGCATTGACTGCCTCACGCTCTTCATCACTAGCCTCAGGCGCATGCGCATCAATCAACTGATTGATGCCTTCGGTTTTGTTCATCCCACCCACTGCTCTAAACACCTCTTCCAACTCCAGATGGATGCCGACTCTTTCCAATGCTTTTTTCACACACTGATACACTGTTTTTCCTTCTTCTACTGTGGTGCCAGCCATGTCAAATACGACCAGCTCTATTCCGTTCAAATTCATATATCTATATTATAATGCCGAAGCACAATGGTTAATTTTTTATTAAGCTTTTGAAAATCTGTCTGAAGCTCTCCAGGATAAAATCCGCTTCGTCCTGACTAATGATCAAGGGAGGATGCAGTGTGACCACATTGGTATCGATCACTTTGAATGACAAGCCTTTGGACAGGCCATATTCCAATACCGCATTCGCTAAAGTTGGGTTCCGTTCTTTGGACTTCTTTGAGGTCACCAGATCTATCGACAGAAGCAAACCGATCCCGTCCACATGACCGATCTGATCATACGCAGCTGCCATCTCTTGCAATCCTTTGAGCAGGTAGCTACCCAATGATTCCGCACGTGACACCAATTCTTCATGCTGAATGAAGTCAATCGTGGCATGCCCCGCTGCTGCACTAATCGGACTCTTCTCATGCGTAAAATGCCCGATCGAATAATCTGCCACGACGTTGTATTTGTCCTTGGTCAAGATACCTGCAAACGGCAGAATACCTCCGCCTAGAGACTTGCCCACCACCAATACATCAGGGGTGACATAGTGCTCCGCGGCAAACATTTTACCCGTTCGTCCCATGCCACACACGATTTCATCAAAGATCAAAAATGCGCCATACTCATCACAAAGTGTTCTCACAGTCTGCCAATATCTAGCTGTCGGGATAAAAGGCGTAGATGCCACAGGTGTCCCGACCACCGCTGCAATATCTGGATTGTTCTGAAACACCACACGCAGCTGATCAAGATAGGCAGCATCGATGGCATCTGTATCAGCAGGATCTATGCCCCAGGGATTGCGGTAATAGTTCGGGAACTCCACGAAAAATGCACCCGGCACCATGGGACCCACGCCAGTCGTCCAGTGGGCATTGCCACTGAGCGTCGCTGCTTGAAAGGTGCTGCCATGAAATTGATTCCAAAAGGAAACTGTCTTCCACTTGCCCGTCACCCGCTTGGCGAGCATCACCGCCATCTCGATCGCCTCCGATCCTCCCGGACAAAACAACACTCGATCCAGTTCCTCAGGTGCCATCGACACCAGCTTCTCCGCAAAATCCACCGTCACCTGTGCCGTGTAACGTCTCGGAGCAAAACTCAACTGATCGTCCAGTTGACGTTTGATGGCTGCTATGACCGCAGGGTTGTTGTACCCGATGTGGTGTACGCCATTGCCATGCAGGTCGAAGTAGCGCTTGCCGTCATGGTCGAAGATGTAAGCGCCCTCTGCCCTGTCGATGACATTCATCACAGGCGAAGACAATGCTTGGTGCAAAAAAATATTGGCATCACGATTCAATATCGTCCGTGACGCTTGACTCAGGGATTCGGCCTTTCGGCTCTGCACCCCAGACTTGTGCGTATCTCCTTGCTGCACGAAGGAGGCAGTCATGTTACTCATGGTTGGTTGATTTATTGAGTTTAAATATGTCTTTCATTCGGCCTTCGCTATCGTACATGCGCAGCTCCAGCTCGTCCCCAAACACCTCGATGGTCAAGTAGTGATGTCCCCTGAATGTCTTGGCACTGAACCATGAACGAGTCGGTGCAAAATCCTCCAAATTACCGCCTGCACCACCGGCTTGGACATAAGTCACACCTTTGGTTTTGGTGACTTTGTTGTCCAATATCTGATGGGTCCGCTGATAGGTATGCAGGTGACCGAAGAAGACCATGTCCACGCCGTACTTTTCGTAGAGTGGCACGATGGGCTTGATCTCTGGGTCGCCCATGGAGGTGGATTCCTTCCAACTGTCTCCATAGTCGTCCTCATCCGAGGAATAGGGTGCATGATGATGCGCCACGAACTTCCACTCAGCAGTAGAGTGCTGCAGCTGTTCCTCTAGCCAGACATACTGCTCCGCTCCCTCCGCAAACTGATCCTTTCGGTTGCTATCGAGCATGAAGAACTCCGCATTGCCATAGGTGAATTTGTAGTAGGCCTTGTCCTTGTACGGCAAGATGTGGTACTGATTGAACCAATACAGATCACCCTCTCCATTGCCCGCAACTGGATACACCGGAATGCGTGAGGTCAGTTGACTCATGGCATGGAAGTACTCATAGTTCCACTGGAACTTGTTGGCCTCTTGGCCGCCATCAGTCAGGTCTCCAAGATTGAGCAGAAACTCAGGTCGCTCGTCCCAAAGCAACTTGGACACACGGTTGTTGACATGTGGACGCGCTTCCGTATCACCTATCACCGAGAAGGTGAAAGATGCTGGCTCAACCTCTCCCGTTTTGAAGGTCGAAATTCCGCTTTCTATCACCTGCCCTTCCTTGGTGGTTGATTTGATGTTGTAGAAATAAGCTTGACCCGGTTCTAGGTTTTTGAATACGTATTGATTGATGTTGCTGCCTTCAACTGTACCTGTTTCGCGGTTGCTTTTTAGGGTCTCTAGCTTCACACTTTCCGTCAAGGGCACAGACGTCCCGTACTCAATCACTGTATTGGCGGGTTCGCTGGTTTCCCAGACGATCCCCATCTGGGTAGGCGTACCCATCTGTAGGTAAGGTCCTGCATTGTAGTGAAACAAGTCTGGGTAGAGTTTCCCTTCTATGGTCAGGTTTTGAAAGTCTTCGAAGTTCTTTTCAATCTTCTTTTTGCTCAAAGCCTGACGATACAGTCGCTGACACTTCAACAAATCTCCCATCTGCATGTAGGGCTCATGAGAGAGGTAGGCAGCATTCTCCAACTGCATGACTTTCGGGTCGTATTGCATGATTTTACCGACTTTCATCTGAGCTTTCAGTTCGCCATTGAGGTAGAGTTTCATGAACTGTCCGTCATAGGTGGCTACCAGATGTGCCCAGTAATTCTTCCATCCGCGTCCCTCCACTTCAACATTCAGCGCGCTAGAAAACGCCGACTCCTGATCTTTGAGCGTAAAGACTACCTGACGACCATAGACACCCAGCAACCACAGCGGATCTTTCTCCTCATGCTGATAACGATAGGTGGTCATAATGCCCACCTCTTGATTGACATGGTAGAGCAACCAGAGTTCCACCGAAAAAGCCTCCGTTGGCACTCGCTCAGAAGGGAAAAAACCTTCGACTCGCTCCGTTGGATCTTGACCGAAAAACTCAAACGGATAGGTCTTGTATTTCAAAGGAGCAACGGGTGACTTAGGCGATTCTAATCTTGGTCCGATAGGGTTATTGGCATGGCGATCCAGCGTATAGTCTGGCCAAAACCACCATTCGCTGAGGGCGTCCTGTGCTCGCGAAAATTGTACTGCCCCTATCAAAACAAGTAGAATTAATAATCTTTTCATACTTTGTCTCTCAATTGGTCCCAAGGCCCTGTGATGGCCATGGTGAGCCCTTCTTCTTGTACATTGACGAATAGTGTTTTGCCGGATGGCGAAAAACATACGCCCGTGAGCTCTGATTTGGAGCCTACATTTCTACCAATGTTGTAGATCTCTCCGTTCGGCTTGATGCCTCGGATGTAAGCACCCGCTACATCCTCCACCAGGATCACATCACCCCATGGTGAAACGGTCAGGTTGTCGCAGAACTTCAGTATCTCGGTATCATTGGGTTCTGCAAACAAAGTCAAAACACCGGGCTGTTCGGCTTCCCGATCAGTCCCCTCAAACGGACTCGGTTTGTATTTGAACACCTGACCTGAGCGGTTCTTGCCGCCATTGGTACAGGCAAAATAGACCTCTTCGTTACCATACCACATCCCTTCGCCTCTATCAAAAACAGCCGCTCCCGCTTCGAAACCTCTGTGGCGCAAATCATCCGCTGGGCTTTCGACATTGTCAAGTGTCATCCATTCCACAGCAAGTGACTGGCCAACTGCCAGCGCCTGTTGTTCAATATTTCGTGTATCAAAGCTCGACTGATCTTTGATAACCAAGGCCTGTAGCACGCCTCCTTCATGGAGCTCTCCCGGCACATGAGGCAGGTAACGATAGATCAAACTGTCGTGCTGATCCTCGGTCTGATAGACTATGCCAGTACTGGGATCTACAGCCACCGCTTCGTGGTTGAAGCGACCCATCGCCTTGATGGGCTTAGGTACGATCAATCCTGTGCCACTGACAGGAATCTCAAAA is part of the Reichenbachiella agarivorans genome and harbors:
- a CDS encoding metallophosphoesterase — encoded protein: MKRLLILLVLIGAVQFSRAQDALSEWWFWPDYTLDRHANNPIGPRLESPKSPVAPLKYKTYPFEFFGQDPTERVEGFFPSERVPTEAFSVELWLLYHVNQEVGIMTTYRYQHEEKDPLWLLGVYGRQVVFTLKDQESAFSSALNVEVEGRGWKNYWAHLVATYDGQFMKLYLNGELKAQMKVGKIMQYDPKVMQLENAAYLSHEPYMQMGDLLKCQRLYRQALSKKKIEKNFEDFQNLTIEGKLYPDLFHYNAGPYLQMGTPTQMGIVWETSEPANTVIEYGTSVPLTESVKLETLKSNRETGTVEGSNINQYVFKNLEPGQAYFYNIKSTTKEGQVIESGISTFKTGEVEPASFTFSVIGDTEARPHVNNRVSKLLWDERPEFLLNLGDLTDGGQEANKFQWNYEYFHAMSQLTSRIPVYPVAGNGEGDLYWFNQYHILPYKDKAYYKFTYGNAEFFMLDSNRKDQFAEGAEQYVWLEEQLQHSTAEWKFVAHHHAPYSSDEDDYGDSWKESTSMGDPEIKPIVPLYEKYGVDMVFFGHLHTYQRTHQILDNKVTKTKGVTYVQAGGAGGNLEDFAPTRSWFSAKTFRGHHYLTIEVFGDELELRMYDSEGRMKDIFKLNKSTNHE
- a CDS encoding PhoX family protein; this encodes MNSRRKFIKQSAVVSIGFAGLAQYLTHCSFAKNETMTAANQWLELPKGFEAKIISQWGQKMSDGFFVPSRADGMAAFDLDGKVVLIRNHENSPKPIEFGPFGKDLELFDLLHKEQFYDHGFGKNPSLGGTTTVVFDEEKQEVEKQFLSLIGTNRNCAGGPTPWNTWITCEEDTTPQGEENEQSHGYNFEIPVSGTGLIVPKPIKAMGRFNHEAVAVDPSTGIVYQTEDQHDSLIYRYLPHVPGELHEGGVLQALVIKDQSSFDTRNIEQQALAVGQSLAVEWMTLDNVESPADDLRHRGFEAGAAVFDRGEGMWYGNEEVYFACTNGGKNRSGQVFKYKPSPFEGTDREAEQPGVLTLFAEPNDTEILKFCDNLTVSPWGDVILVEDVAGAYIRGIKPNGEIYNIGRNVGSKSELTGVCFSPSGKTLFVNVQEEGLTMAITGPWDQLRDKV